From Oryzias melastigma strain HK-1 linkage group LG15, ASM292280v2, whole genome shotgun sequence, one genomic window encodes:
- the fbxo11a gene encoding F-box only protein 11a isoform X2 translates to MNSVRASNVSRRPRRVSRPRPVQPERNHQERDEDIPAEMVAEESGPGAQNSPYQLRRKSLPKRTVCPTKTNMEGASTSTIENFGHRPKRPRVSGKCQDLPAPAEQYLQEKLPDEVVLKIFSYLLEQDLCRAACVCKRFSELANDPILWKRLYMEVFEYTRPMMHPEAGKFYQINPEEYEQPNPWKESFQQLYKGAHVKPGFAEHFYSNSARYKGRDNMFYYDTIEDALGGGQEPHFDGLIFVHSGIYTDEWIYIESPITMIGAAPGKVAEKVIIENTRDSTFVFMEGSEDAFVGYMTIRFNPDDKSAQHHNAHHCLEITVNCSPIIDHCIIRSTCTVGSAVCVSGQGACPKIKHCNISDCENVGLYITDHAQGIYEDNEISNNALAGIWVKNHGNPIIRRNHIHHGRDVGVFTFDHGMGYFESCNIHRNRIAGFEVKAYANPTVVRCEIHHGQTGGIYVHEKGRGQFIENKIYANNFAGVWITSNSDPTIRANAIFNGNQGGVYIFGDGRGLIEGNDIYGNALAGIQIRTNSCPIVRHNKIHDGQHGGIYVHEKGQGVIEENEVYSNTLAGVWVTTGSTPVLRRNRIHSGKQVGVYFYDNGHGVLEDNDIYNHMYSGVQIRTGSNPKIRRNKIWGGQNGGILVYNSGLGFIEDNEIFDNAMAGVWIKTDSNPTLRRNKIHDGRDGGICIFNGGRGLLEENDIFRNAQAGVLISTNSHPVLRKNRIFDGFAAGIEITNHATATLEGNQIFNNRFGGLFLASGVNVTMKDNKILNNQDAIEKAVSRGQCLYKISSYTSYPMHDFYRCHTCNTTDRNAICVNCIKKCHQGHDVEFIRHDRFFCDCGAGTLSNPCTLAGEPTHDTDTLYDSAPPIESNTLQHN, encoded by the exons ATGAACTCCGTCAGAGCAAGTAACGTTAGCAGAAGACCTAGGCGAGTATCGAGGCCGCGCCCGGTGCAGCCGGAGAGGAATCACCAGGAAAGAG ATGAGGACATTCCTGCAGAAATGGTTGCAGAAGAATCTGGTCCAGGAGCTCAAAATAGTCCCTACCAACTTAGAAGAAAGTCCCTACCGAAGAGAACAGTGTGTCCAACTAAGACAAACATGGAg ggtgCCTCCACTTCAACCATAGAAAACTTTGGACATCGACCAAAACGTCCCAGAGTTTCAGGAAAGTGTCAAGATTTACCAG ccccagcaGAGCAGTATTTGCAGGAGAAGCTTCCAGATGAGGTGGTGCTTAAAATCTTCTCATACCTCTTGGAGCAAGACTTGTGCCGTGCAGCATGTGTGTGCAAACGCTTCAGCGAGCTTGCCAATGACCCCATCCTATG GAAGAGGTTATACATGGAAGTGTTTGAATACACTCGACCAATGATGCACCCAGAGGCAGGGAAGTTTTACCAGATCAACCCTGAAGAATATGAGCAACCAAATCCATGGAAGGAAAGTTTTCAACAGCTG TATAAAGGGGCTCACGTTAAGCCGGGCTTTGCTGAACATTTCTACAGTAATTCTGCCAGATACAAAGGGAGAGATAATATGTTT TACTATGACACCATTGAGGATGCTCTTGGGGGAGGCCAGGAGCCTCACTTTGATGGGTTGATATTTGTGCACTCTGGTATTTACACAGATGAATGGATCTACATTGAATCACCAATCACAATGATTGGAGCTG CTCCTGGGAAAGTAGCAGAGAAAGTTATAATTGAGAACACAAGAGACTCGACATTTGTCTTCATGGAAGGTTCAGAAGATGCTTTTGTTGGATACATGACCATCAGG TTCAACCCTGATGACAAATCTGCTCAACATCACAATGCACATCACTGCTTGGAGATCACAGTCAACTGCAGCCCCATCATCGACCACTGCATCATTCGTAGCACGTGCACAG TGGGGTCAGCTGTTTGTGTCAGCGGCCAGGGTGCTTGTCCCAAAATCAAACACTGCAACATCAGTGACTGTGAAAATGTTGGACTTTACATCACTGACCACGCACAG GGCATTTACGAAGACAATGAGATCTCAAACAATGCTTTGGCTGGGATCTGGGTAAAGAACCATGGCAACCCAATCATCAGACGGAACCACATCCACCACGGCAGAGATGTAggagtttttacatttgaccaCGGCATG GGTTACTTTGAAAGCTGCAACATCCACAGGAACCGCATTGCTGGCTTTGAGGTGAAGGCGTACGCTAACCCCACGGTGGTTCGCTGTGAGATCCATCACGGGCAGACTGGAGGGATCTACGTGCATGAAAAGGGGCGTGGCCAGTTCATTGAAAACAAGATCTATGCAAATAACTTTGCAGGAGTGTGGATAACCTCAAACAGTGATCCCACAATAAG AGCCAATGCCATTTTTAATGGCAACCAGGGAGGCGTGTATATTTTTGGCGACGGCCGAGGCCTCATAGAAGGAAATGACATATACGGTAACGCCCTGGCAGGAATCCAGATCAGGACAAATAGCTGCCCAATTGTCAGGCATAACAAGATCCACGATGGCCAACATGGTGGCATTTATGTG CATGAGAAAGGTCAGGGAGTCATCGAGGAGAATGAGGTGTACAGCAACACGCTGGCGGGAGTGTGGGTGACGACAGGCAGCACGCCGGTCTTGAGGAGGAACAGGATCCACAGTGGGAAGCAG GTGGGGGTTTACTTTTACGACAATGGCCACGGTGTGCTGGAAGACAATGACATCTACAATCACATGTACTCCGGAGTACAAATTAG GACGGGCAGTAATCCCAAGATCAGAAGAAACAAGATCTGGGGCGGTCAAAATGGAGGCATTTTGGTTTACAACTCAG GCTTGGGGTTCATTGAGGACAATGAGATCTTTGACAATGCAATGGCCGGTGTCTGGATCAAGACGGACAGCAATCCCACGCTGCGCAGGAATAAGATCCACGATGGACGGGACGGCGGCATCTGCATTTTCAACGGCGGAAGAG GTCTGCTGGAGGAGAACGACATCTTCAGGAACGCACAAGCAGGCGTTCTCATTAGCACCAACAGTCACCCCGTGTTGAGAAAAAACAGGATATTTGATGGATTTGCTGCAG gtaTTGAAATAACCAACCACGCGACAGCAACCCTAGAAGGCAATCAGATCTTCAACAATCGATTTGGAGGATTGTTTCTCGCATCTGGTGTCAATGTTACAATGAAAG aTAACAAAATATTGAACAATCAAGATGCCATTGAAAAGGCTGTGAGCAGAGGCCAGTGCCTGTACAAGATATCAAGTTACACCAGCTACCCCATGCATGATTTTTACAG GTGTCACACCTGTAACACGACAGACCGCAACGCCATTTGTGTGAACTGCATTAAGAAGTGTCATCAAGGACATGATGTGGAGTTCATCAGACATGATAG ATTCTTCTGTGACTGCGGTGCAGGAACGCTCTCAAATCCGTGCACGTTAGCTGGAGAACCAACGCACGACACAGACACACTGTATGACTCCGCTCCCCCCATAGAGTCCAATACATTACAACACAACTGA
- the fbxo11a gene encoding F-box only protein 11a isoform X3, which produces MIDPVLLDSWLTKADEDIPAEMVAEESGPGAQNSPYQLRRKSLPKRTVCPTKTNMEGASTSTIENFGHRPKRPRVSGKCQDLPAAPAEQYLQEKLPDEVVLKIFSYLLEQDLCRAACVCKRFSELANDPILWKRLYMEVFEYTRPMMHPEAGKFYQINPEEYEQPNPWKESFQQLYKGAHVKPGFAEHFYSNSARYKGRDNMFYYDTIEDALGGGQEPHFDGLIFVHSGIYTDEWIYIESPITMIGAAPGKVAEKVIIENTRDSTFVFMEGSEDAFVGYMTIRFNPDDKSAQHHNAHHCLEITVNCSPIIDHCIIRSTCTVGSAVCVSGQGACPKIKHCNISDCENVGLYITDHAQGIYEDNEISNNALAGIWVKNHGNPIIRRNHIHHGRDVGVFTFDHGMGYFESCNIHRNRIAGFEVKAYANPTVVRCEIHHGQTGGIYVHEKGRGQFIENKIYANNFAGVWITSNSDPTIRANAIFNGNQGGVYIFGDGRGLIEGNDIYGNALAGIQIRTNSCPIVRHNKIHDGQHGGIYVHEKGQGVIEENEVYSNTLAGVWVTTGSTPVLRRNRIHSGKQVGVYFYDNGHGVLEDNDIYNHMYSGVQIRTGSNPKIRRNKIWGGQNGGILVYNSGLGFIEDNEIFDNAMAGVWIKTDSNPTLRRNKIHDGRDGGICIFNGGRGLLEENDIFRNAQAGVLISTNSHPVLRKNRIFDGFAAGIEITNHATATLEGNQIFNNRFGGLFLASGVNVTMKDNKILNNQDAIEKAVSRGQCLYKISSYTSYPMHDFYRCHTCNTTDRNAICVNCIKKCHQGHDVEFIRHDRFFCDCGAGTLSNPCTLAGEPTHDTDTLYDSAPPIESNTLQHN; this is translated from the exons ATGATAGATCCGGTTTTGCTCGATTCGTGGCTAACGAAGGCAG ATGAGGACATTCCTGCAGAAATGGTTGCAGAAGAATCTGGTCCAGGAGCTCAAAATAGTCCCTACCAACTTAGAAGAAAGTCCCTACCGAAGAGAACAGTGTGTCCAACTAAGACAAACATGGAg ggtgCCTCCACTTCAACCATAGAAAACTTTGGACATCGACCAAAACGTCCCAGAGTTTCAGGAAAGTGTCAAGATTTACCAG cagccccagcaGAGCAGTATTTGCAGGAGAAGCTTCCAGATGAGGTGGTGCTTAAAATCTTCTCATACCTCTTGGAGCAAGACTTGTGCCGTGCAGCATGTGTGTGCAAACGCTTCAGCGAGCTTGCCAATGACCCCATCCTATG GAAGAGGTTATACATGGAAGTGTTTGAATACACTCGACCAATGATGCACCCAGAGGCAGGGAAGTTTTACCAGATCAACCCTGAAGAATATGAGCAACCAAATCCATGGAAGGAAAGTTTTCAACAGCTG TATAAAGGGGCTCACGTTAAGCCGGGCTTTGCTGAACATTTCTACAGTAATTCTGCCAGATACAAAGGGAGAGATAATATGTTT TACTATGACACCATTGAGGATGCTCTTGGGGGAGGCCAGGAGCCTCACTTTGATGGGTTGATATTTGTGCACTCTGGTATTTACACAGATGAATGGATCTACATTGAATCACCAATCACAATGATTGGAGCTG CTCCTGGGAAAGTAGCAGAGAAAGTTATAATTGAGAACACAAGAGACTCGACATTTGTCTTCATGGAAGGTTCAGAAGATGCTTTTGTTGGATACATGACCATCAGG TTCAACCCTGATGACAAATCTGCTCAACATCACAATGCACATCACTGCTTGGAGATCACAGTCAACTGCAGCCCCATCATCGACCACTGCATCATTCGTAGCACGTGCACAG TGGGGTCAGCTGTTTGTGTCAGCGGCCAGGGTGCTTGTCCCAAAATCAAACACTGCAACATCAGTGACTGTGAAAATGTTGGACTTTACATCACTGACCACGCACAG GGCATTTACGAAGACAATGAGATCTCAAACAATGCTTTGGCTGGGATCTGGGTAAAGAACCATGGCAACCCAATCATCAGACGGAACCACATCCACCACGGCAGAGATGTAggagtttttacatttgaccaCGGCATG GGTTACTTTGAAAGCTGCAACATCCACAGGAACCGCATTGCTGGCTTTGAGGTGAAGGCGTACGCTAACCCCACGGTGGTTCGCTGTGAGATCCATCACGGGCAGACTGGAGGGATCTACGTGCATGAAAAGGGGCGTGGCCAGTTCATTGAAAACAAGATCTATGCAAATAACTTTGCAGGAGTGTGGATAACCTCAAACAGTGATCCCACAATAAG AGCCAATGCCATTTTTAATGGCAACCAGGGAGGCGTGTATATTTTTGGCGACGGCCGAGGCCTCATAGAAGGAAATGACATATACGGTAACGCCCTGGCAGGAATCCAGATCAGGACAAATAGCTGCCCAATTGTCAGGCATAACAAGATCCACGATGGCCAACATGGTGGCATTTATGTG CATGAGAAAGGTCAGGGAGTCATCGAGGAGAATGAGGTGTACAGCAACACGCTGGCGGGAGTGTGGGTGACGACAGGCAGCACGCCGGTCTTGAGGAGGAACAGGATCCACAGTGGGAAGCAG GTGGGGGTTTACTTTTACGACAATGGCCACGGTGTGCTGGAAGACAATGACATCTACAATCACATGTACTCCGGAGTACAAATTAG GACGGGCAGTAATCCCAAGATCAGAAGAAACAAGATCTGGGGCGGTCAAAATGGAGGCATTTTGGTTTACAACTCAG GCTTGGGGTTCATTGAGGACAATGAGATCTTTGACAATGCAATGGCCGGTGTCTGGATCAAGACGGACAGCAATCCCACGCTGCGCAGGAATAAGATCCACGATGGACGGGACGGCGGCATCTGCATTTTCAACGGCGGAAGAG GTCTGCTGGAGGAGAACGACATCTTCAGGAACGCACAAGCAGGCGTTCTCATTAGCACCAACAGTCACCCCGTGTTGAGAAAAAACAGGATATTTGATGGATTTGCTGCAG gtaTTGAAATAACCAACCACGCGACAGCAACCCTAGAAGGCAATCAGATCTTCAACAATCGATTTGGAGGATTGTTTCTCGCATCTGGTGTCAATGTTACAATGAAAG aTAACAAAATATTGAACAATCAAGATGCCATTGAAAAGGCTGTGAGCAGAGGCCAGTGCCTGTACAAGATATCAAGTTACACCAGCTACCCCATGCATGATTTTTACAG GTGTCACACCTGTAACACGACAGACCGCAACGCCATTTGTGTGAACTGCATTAAGAAGTGTCATCAAGGACATGATGTGGAGTTCATCAGACATGATAG ATTCTTCTGTGACTGCGGTGCAGGAACGCTCTCAAATCCGTGCACGTTAGCTGGAGAACCAACGCACGACACAGACACACTGTATGACTCCGCTCCCCCCATAGAGTCCAATACATTACAACACAACTGA
- the fbxo11a gene encoding F-box only protein 11a isoform X1: MNSVRASNVSRRPRRVSRPRPVQPERNHQERDEDIPAEMVAEESGPGAQNSPYQLRRKSLPKRTVCPTKTNMEGASTSTIENFGHRPKRPRVSGKCQDLPAAPAEQYLQEKLPDEVVLKIFSYLLEQDLCRAACVCKRFSELANDPILWKRLYMEVFEYTRPMMHPEAGKFYQINPEEYEQPNPWKESFQQLYKGAHVKPGFAEHFYSNSARYKGRDNMFYYDTIEDALGGGQEPHFDGLIFVHSGIYTDEWIYIESPITMIGAAPGKVAEKVIIENTRDSTFVFMEGSEDAFVGYMTIRFNPDDKSAQHHNAHHCLEITVNCSPIIDHCIIRSTCTVGSAVCVSGQGACPKIKHCNISDCENVGLYITDHAQGIYEDNEISNNALAGIWVKNHGNPIIRRNHIHHGRDVGVFTFDHGMGYFESCNIHRNRIAGFEVKAYANPTVVRCEIHHGQTGGIYVHEKGRGQFIENKIYANNFAGVWITSNSDPTIRANAIFNGNQGGVYIFGDGRGLIEGNDIYGNALAGIQIRTNSCPIVRHNKIHDGQHGGIYVHEKGQGVIEENEVYSNTLAGVWVTTGSTPVLRRNRIHSGKQVGVYFYDNGHGVLEDNDIYNHMYSGVQIRTGSNPKIRRNKIWGGQNGGILVYNSGLGFIEDNEIFDNAMAGVWIKTDSNPTLRRNKIHDGRDGGICIFNGGRGLLEENDIFRNAQAGVLISTNSHPVLRKNRIFDGFAAGIEITNHATATLEGNQIFNNRFGGLFLASGVNVTMKDNKILNNQDAIEKAVSRGQCLYKISSYTSYPMHDFYRCHTCNTTDRNAICVNCIKKCHQGHDVEFIRHDRFFCDCGAGTLSNPCTLAGEPTHDTDTLYDSAPPIESNTLQHN, encoded by the exons ATGAACTCCGTCAGAGCAAGTAACGTTAGCAGAAGACCTAGGCGAGTATCGAGGCCGCGCCCGGTGCAGCCGGAGAGGAATCACCAGGAAAGAG ATGAGGACATTCCTGCAGAAATGGTTGCAGAAGAATCTGGTCCAGGAGCTCAAAATAGTCCCTACCAACTTAGAAGAAAGTCCCTACCGAAGAGAACAGTGTGTCCAACTAAGACAAACATGGAg ggtgCCTCCACTTCAACCATAGAAAACTTTGGACATCGACCAAAACGTCCCAGAGTTTCAGGAAAGTGTCAAGATTTACCAG cagccccagcaGAGCAGTATTTGCAGGAGAAGCTTCCAGATGAGGTGGTGCTTAAAATCTTCTCATACCTCTTGGAGCAAGACTTGTGCCGTGCAGCATGTGTGTGCAAACGCTTCAGCGAGCTTGCCAATGACCCCATCCTATG GAAGAGGTTATACATGGAAGTGTTTGAATACACTCGACCAATGATGCACCCAGAGGCAGGGAAGTTTTACCAGATCAACCCTGAAGAATATGAGCAACCAAATCCATGGAAGGAAAGTTTTCAACAGCTG TATAAAGGGGCTCACGTTAAGCCGGGCTTTGCTGAACATTTCTACAGTAATTCTGCCAGATACAAAGGGAGAGATAATATGTTT TACTATGACACCATTGAGGATGCTCTTGGGGGAGGCCAGGAGCCTCACTTTGATGGGTTGATATTTGTGCACTCTGGTATTTACACAGATGAATGGATCTACATTGAATCACCAATCACAATGATTGGAGCTG CTCCTGGGAAAGTAGCAGAGAAAGTTATAATTGAGAACACAAGAGACTCGACATTTGTCTTCATGGAAGGTTCAGAAGATGCTTTTGTTGGATACATGACCATCAGG TTCAACCCTGATGACAAATCTGCTCAACATCACAATGCACATCACTGCTTGGAGATCACAGTCAACTGCAGCCCCATCATCGACCACTGCATCATTCGTAGCACGTGCACAG TGGGGTCAGCTGTTTGTGTCAGCGGCCAGGGTGCTTGTCCCAAAATCAAACACTGCAACATCAGTGACTGTGAAAATGTTGGACTTTACATCACTGACCACGCACAG GGCATTTACGAAGACAATGAGATCTCAAACAATGCTTTGGCTGGGATCTGGGTAAAGAACCATGGCAACCCAATCATCAGACGGAACCACATCCACCACGGCAGAGATGTAggagtttttacatttgaccaCGGCATG GGTTACTTTGAAAGCTGCAACATCCACAGGAACCGCATTGCTGGCTTTGAGGTGAAGGCGTACGCTAACCCCACGGTGGTTCGCTGTGAGATCCATCACGGGCAGACTGGAGGGATCTACGTGCATGAAAAGGGGCGTGGCCAGTTCATTGAAAACAAGATCTATGCAAATAACTTTGCAGGAGTGTGGATAACCTCAAACAGTGATCCCACAATAAG AGCCAATGCCATTTTTAATGGCAACCAGGGAGGCGTGTATATTTTTGGCGACGGCCGAGGCCTCATAGAAGGAAATGACATATACGGTAACGCCCTGGCAGGAATCCAGATCAGGACAAATAGCTGCCCAATTGTCAGGCATAACAAGATCCACGATGGCCAACATGGTGGCATTTATGTG CATGAGAAAGGTCAGGGAGTCATCGAGGAGAATGAGGTGTACAGCAACACGCTGGCGGGAGTGTGGGTGACGACAGGCAGCACGCCGGTCTTGAGGAGGAACAGGATCCACAGTGGGAAGCAG GTGGGGGTTTACTTTTACGACAATGGCCACGGTGTGCTGGAAGACAATGACATCTACAATCACATGTACTCCGGAGTACAAATTAG GACGGGCAGTAATCCCAAGATCAGAAGAAACAAGATCTGGGGCGGTCAAAATGGAGGCATTTTGGTTTACAACTCAG GCTTGGGGTTCATTGAGGACAATGAGATCTTTGACAATGCAATGGCCGGTGTCTGGATCAAGACGGACAGCAATCCCACGCTGCGCAGGAATAAGATCCACGATGGACGGGACGGCGGCATCTGCATTTTCAACGGCGGAAGAG GTCTGCTGGAGGAGAACGACATCTTCAGGAACGCACAAGCAGGCGTTCTCATTAGCACCAACAGTCACCCCGTGTTGAGAAAAAACAGGATATTTGATGGATTTGCTGCAG gtaTTGAAATAACCAACCACGCGACAGCAACCCTAGAAGGCAATCAGATCTTCAACAATCGATTTGGAGGATTGTTTCTCGCATCTGGTGTCAATGTTACAATGAAAG aTAACAAAATATTGAACAATCAAGATGCCATTGAAAAGGCTGTGAGCAGAGGCCAGTGCCTGTACAAGATATCAAGTTACACCAGCTACCCCATGCATGATTTTTACAG GTGTCACACCTGTAACACGACAGACCGCAACGCCATTTGTGTGAACTGCATTAAGAAGTGTCATCAAGGACATGATGTGGAGTTCATCAGACATGATAG ATTCTTCTGTGACTGCGGTGCAGGAACGCTCTCAAATCCGTGCACGTTAGCTGGAGAACCAACGCACGACACAGACACACTGTATGACTCCGCTCCCCCCATAGAGTCCAATACATTACAACACAACTGA